From a region of the Vibrio ostreae genome:
- a CDS encoding fumarylacetoacetate hydrolase family protein, whose translation MNSVRVDERLVYPSKVVCVGRNYVEHVKELNNVIPDQMVVFNKPNSSISSTLHAFHQEALHYETEICFVVENGRFSAVGLGLDLTKRELQSQLKGKQLPWERAKAFDGSAVLSRFISLQGLDIGQLSLELYINCVRVQCGGVSQMMFKPDVILDDLQSYTTLADGDIVMTGTPSGVGVVHQDDLFLARLKCADKTLMEIEWVAE comes from the coding sequence ATGAATTCGGTTCGTGTTGATGAGAGGTTGGTCTACCCGTCAAAAGTGGTTTGTGTCGGGCGTAATTATGTTGAGCATGTGAAAGAGCTCAACAATGTCATTCCGGACCAGATGGTGGTGTTTAATAAGCCCAATAGCAGTATTTCCAGCACTCTGCACGCGTTTCATCAGGAAGCTCTCCATTATGAAACTGAGATCTGTTTTGTGGTCGAAAATGGTCGTTTTAGCGCTGTCGGTCTGGGTTTAGATCTGACCAAGCGTGAACTTCAGTCACAGCTGAAAGGCAAGCAGCTGCCGTGGGAAAGAGCCAAAGCATTTGATGGTTCTGCGGTTCTGAGCCGTTTTATCTCTTTACAAGGCCTGGACATCGGACAGCTCTCACTGGAGTTGTATATTAACTGTGTACGAGTTCAGTGCGGTGGTGTGAGTCAGATGATGTTCAAACCCGACGTGATTCTGGATGACCTGCAATCCTATACGACGTTAGCCGATGGAGACATCGTGATGACGGGCACTCCGTCCGGAGTTGGTGTGGTGCATCAAGATGACTTGTTTCTGGCGCGCCTGAAATGCGCTGATAAAACTCTGATGGAAATTGAATGGGTTGCTGAGTAG
- a CDS encoding MarR family winged helix-turn-helix transcriptional regulator — MSDCRSSQTDLPASSDDMLLLDNQLCFPLYSAANAVVRAYRPLLDALDLTYVQYLVMMVLWQQNAISVKTLGEKLYLDSGTLTPLLKRLEGKGLLERRRSAIDERARELCLTEKGQSLRERALTVPAAMMCKFDLEVAELVQLKQLCEKVIGKVAN; from the coding sequence ATGAGTGATTGCCGTTCCTCTCAAACTGATTTACCTGCCAGTAGCGATGACATGTTGTTGCTGGATAACCAGCTCTGTTTCCCTCTTTATAGCGCGGCTAATGCGGTAGTGAGGGCTTACCGACCACTGCTCGACGCCCTGGATCTGACGTATGTTCAGTATCTGGTGATGATGGTGCTGTGGCAGCAAAATGCGATCAGCGTAAAAACGCTGGGCGAAAAACTTTATCTCGATTCGGGGACCTTAACGCCGCTGCTGAAACGCCTGGAAGGGAAAGGTCTACTCGAGCGCCGTCGCAGTGCGATTGACGAACGGGCGCGTGAGTTGTGCCTGACCGAAAAGGGACAAAGCCTGCGTGAGCGGGCACTGACGGTGCCGGCTGCGATGATGTGCAAATTTGATCTGGAGGTTGCAGAACTGGTTCAGCTCAAGCAGTTATGTGAAAAAGTCATCGGCAAGGTTGCGAATTAA
- a CDS encoding organic hydroperoxide resistance protein — MSALYTTKATASAGRNGKVSTDDGLLTLDLSYPKEMGGTGAATNPEQLFAAGYAACFSNAILHVAREAKISLKSAPVSAEVGIIQNENGGFALTVNLAATLELPEQQAVELVTKSHQVCPYSNATRGNIAVGVTANGIKIA, encoded by the coding sequence ATGAGTGCTCTATACACAACCAAAGCCACCGCATCAGCAGGTCGTAACGGCAAAGTCAGTACTGATGACGGATTACTGACCCTGGACTTAAGCTACCCGAAAGAGATGGGTGGCACCGGAGCCGCAACCAATCCGGAGCAATTATTTGCCGCAGGTTATGCAGCCTGTTTTTCGAACGCGATTTTACACGTCGCAAGAGAAGCCAAAATCAGCCTCAAGTCGGCCCCGGTCAGTGCGGAAGTCGGTATTATCCAGAACGAGAACGGCGGTTTCGCTTTGACGGTAAATTTAGCGGCAACATTGGAACTGCCGGAGCAACAGGCAGTCGAACTGGTAACTAAATCACACCAGGTTTGCCCTTACTCCAATGCAACCCGCGGCAACATTGCCGTCGGCGTCACTGCCAACGGTATCAAAATTGCCTAA
- a CDS encoding porin: MKQAAVAIAVFAALASGSAMAATVYKADGTELKVGGRMEFRGDFNGTTKGEEIEGTMKNKSRMRLNVKGETELANEMKGFAVWEAEQGVNSSADNDEESDFDQRYMYVGLKGHFGAVSFGRQDSAGVQISNMSDIATFTGDQKAFINSGNEQINNTIAYGYEFDAVSLKASYIAGEEKDTDGFGISAIYNTPFGLDIGLGYSFNDNGEGNGSADQVIAGLGYTIDQLYLAATYTTGDLDDDANQEFDGVELVAQYKLTKEFRMIAAYQKQTEETNGVDEDTADFFELTGRYDFNKNFRGYLSYMLNNLDEEDTGYDVNDTVRLGLRYDF; this comes from the coding sequence ATGAAACAAGCAGCAGTGGCAATCGCCGTTTTCGCAGCCCTGGCATCAGGCTCAGCAATGGCAGCAACCGTTTACAAAGCCGATGGTACCGAACTGAAAGTTGGCGGTCGTATGGAGTTCCGTGGTGACTTCAACGGCACCACCAAAGGCGAAGAAATCGAAGGCACAATGAAAAACAAAAGCCGTATGCGTCTGAACGTGAAAGGCGAAACGGAACTGGCTAACGAGATGAAAGGCTTTGCAGTTTGGGAAGCAGAGCAAGGTGTTAACTCATCTGCTGATAACGACGAAGAATCTGATTTTGACCAACGTTATATGTACGTGGGTCTGAAAGGCCACTTCGGCGCAGTCTCATTCGGCCGTCAGGACAGTGCTGGCGTGCAAATCTCTAACATGTCAGATATTGCTACCTTTACTGGCGACCAAAAGGCATTCATCAACTCAGGTAACGAGCAAATCAACAACACGATTGCTTATGGCTACGAGTTCGACGCTGTCAGCCTGAAAGCAAGCTACATTGCCGGCGAAGAAAAAGATACTGATGGTTTTGGTATCTCTGCAATCTACAACACCCCATTTGGTCTGGATATCGGTCTGGGCTACTCATTCAATGACAATGGTGAAGGTAACGGTTCTGCTGACCAAGTTATCGCGGGCCTGGGCTACACCATTGATCAACTGTACCTGGCAGCAACCTACACCACAGGTGACCTGGACGACGATGCGAACCAGGAGTTTGATGGTGTGGAACTGGTTGCTCAGTACAAACTGACCAAAGAATTCCGCATGATTGCGGCGTACCAGAAACAAACTGAAGAGACCAACGGTGTTGATGAAGACACAGCTGACTTTTTCGAACTGACTGGTCGCTACGACTTCAATAAAAACTTCCGTGGTTACCTGTCTTACATGCTAAACAACCTGGATGAAGAAGACACTGGTTACGATGTAAACGACACCGTTCGCCTGGGTCTGCGCTACGACTTCTGA
- a CDS encoding glutaredoxin family protein, with protein MTKPIKVTLYRWAGQFGPFKVKIPCGECTLSKDILEDSLRNELLDVPVDLEIKDWLSNWWQPLRFGAWHAPIVTVENRVVSQGEALNRGAFIQAVISEWVKRDRLQGNIVFGKYNCPYCQKAKKLLDTAGIRYQYHDVVKESAALYRMIPEVKAHIGGKTPVTVPQIWLNGDYIGGCDALEDWLKSHMDSNNVIHFSSTVSGE; from the coding sequence ATGACCAAGCCAATTAAAGTGACACTTTATCGGTGGGCTGGGCAGTTTGGCCCGTTTAAAGTCAAAATACCATGCGGTGAATGCACATTAAGCAAAGATATCCTGGAAGATAGTTTACGCAATGAACTACTGGATGTACCGGTCGATCTGGAAATCAAAGACTGGCTCAGCAACTGGTGGCAGCCACTGCGCTTCGGCGCATGGCACGCACCTATTGTGACGGTGGAAAATCGGGTCGTCAGCCAGGGAGAAGCCCTCAACCGGGGAGCGTTTATTCAGGCTGTGATCAGCGAATGGGTCAAACGCGACAGATTACAGGGCAATATTGTCTTTGGTAAATACAACTGCCCATATTGTCAAAAAGCCAAGAAGCTGCTCGATACCGCTGGTATTCGCTATCAGTATCATGATGTTGTGAAAGAGAGTGCCGCCCTGTATCGTATGATCCCGGAAGTCAAAGCGCATATCGGTGGTAAAACTCCGGTCACCGTACCGCAGATCTGGCTTAACGGTGACTACATTGGCGGTTGTGATGCGCTTGAAGATTGGCTCAAAAGCCATATGGACAGCAACAATGTTATCCACTTCTCAAGCACGGTCAGTGGTGAATAG
- the uraH gene encoding hydroxyisourate hydrolase, with protein MTRFIQRSLAAAALLISVPALADVSVHVLDTNQGLPGQGVDVRFYQQLNGEWQLLSEQTTNAQGRINSFALGDGDHYRVVFDVAPFFDKQHIDSFYSEIPVEFNVTDKDAHYHIPLLLSPYAYSTYRGN; from the coding sequence ATGACCCGGTTTATTCAACGTAGCCTGGCGGCTGCTGCTTTATTGATTAGTGTGCCAGCTTTGGCTGATGTCAGCGTGCATGTGCTGGATACCAATCAGGGTTTACCAGGGCAAGGCGTCGATGTGCGTTTCTATCAGCAGTTGAACGGTGAATGGCAGTTACTGTCCGAGCAAACCACTAATGCTCAGGGACGCATCAACAGTTTTGCTTTAGGCGACGGAGATCACTACCGGGTGGTTTTTGATGTTGCTCCATTCTTTGACAAGCAACATATCGACAGTTTCTACAGTGAAATTCCGGTTGAATTCAATGTGACGGATAAAGACGCACATTATCACATTCCTCTGCTATTGAGCCCTTACGCTTATTCTACTTACCGCGGCAATTAA
- a CDS encoding LysR family transcriptional regulator yields MDWLQSVTTYTRVVEEGSFNGAARKLNTTSSAVSKRIHWLEERIGVQLLKRTTRSVTQTEAGALFYQRAKSQLESWQSVVDETRSLNQSPAGLLKIGATLAVGSKFLMQYVDEFLHLYPDIRIQLTTTTPGQLPELHLDLFISREIEQLNSLSFKATALFEHHAGFYASPQYLQRNGMPTRLQDLNNHNVLCWGEQTRREMKTSNNQRITVSGNFATTNPEALFYAGKCGMGIVVSNHVMLKEELRQGALVRILPDITIDQATVYAYYPKLDYQHTRTQLFLNFLKQKLAQSQDKMLTFG; encoded by the coding sequence ATGGATTGGCTGCAAAGTGTTACCACTTATACCCGCGTGGTTGAGGAAGGCAGCTTTAATGGTGCGGCACGCAAGCTCAATACCACCAGCTCAGCGGTCAGCAAACGTATCCATTGGCTAGAGGAGCGCATTGGCGTTCAACTGCTCAAGCGAACTACCCGCTCGGTCACCCAGACCGAAGCTGGTGCACTTTTTTATCAGCGAGCCAAGTCACAGCTGGAAAGCTGGCAATCTGTCGTCGATGAAACCCGCTCGCTCAACCAAAGCCCGGCCGGACTGCTAAAAATCGGTGCCACTTTGGCGGTAGGTTCAAAATTCCTGATGCAATATGTCGACGAGTTTCTTCATCTTTATCCCGATATTCGTATCCAGTTGACGACCACAACGCCAGGCCAGTTACCTGAACTGCATCTTGACCTGTTTATCAGCCGTGAAATCGAGCAGCTCAATTCCCTCAGCTTTAAAGCGACAGCCCTATTTGAGCATCATGCCGGCTTTTACGCCTCTCCGCAATATCTGCAGCGGAACGGCATGCCAACCCGGCTACAAGATCTTAATAACCACAATGTCTTATGCTGGGGTGAGCAGACCCGGCGCGAGATGAAAACCAGTAATAATCAACGTATCACGGTATCGGGTAACTTTGCTACAACCAACCCTGAAGCCCTGTTTTATGCCGGTAAATGTGGCATGGGTATTGTGGTCTCCAACCATGTCATGCTGAAAGAAGAACTCAGACAGGGAGCATTGGTGCGTATTTTACCTGACATTACTATCGATCAGGCCACGGTCTATGCCTACTACCCGAAACTGGATTATCAGCACACGCGCACCCAGTTGTTTCTCAATTTCCTCAAACAGAAACTGGCTCAGTCACAGGACAAAATGCTCACCTTTGGATAA
- a CDS encoding putative bifunctional diguanylate cyclase/phosphodiesterase, whose protein sequence is MTTTSLARNAVSLETINELLLLEEHALLDRAARVLHSHFSTFCTCIVELDKSHYKAHPLSYAAGMELKVSPCYQLKGTPCEQVAKSKQEFCLFPSQVSKIFPFDDFLADNQIESYIGVPLRTNNGEVLGILISTFTETMHDEGSMVEYHRIIARIIVHSLRNKWLSERSDSLVNQLSYEVSHDNLTNLMNRNYLSDKLERLVETSSEPFTLAYLDIDNFKAINDLYGHYIGDQIIRFVANSILQCVREENLTFRIAGDEFAFITYSSDPLKICRSILDKLEQGYFDPSHRIKVSLSIGIAKKGPEAISADQLILNASLALKDCKQSRSSQIRCYDTHLSSQYHRRTQIIDALRSELDKTSVTEAEIFIVVQPIVQRGQSDWNYYEVLARWNHHSMGFISPVEFIEAAEQSGLIIELGERIVELACEAKAALEAELGYKVKLGLNCSAYELTNSTRYLNHLMHTLNRYQFAPHEFTIELTETVLLSQTNEVKYILDRLRELGFTVALDDFGTGYSSLNYIHSYPIDCIKIDASFIRNMLCNENSERVVWLIIQLAKQLQVDLVAEGVESQDELDKLYSMGCEQIQGYFFSKPDRPAHIAQLWRENRAKLAGTRSENAEQTSRPDQSNHPDQNNYRD, encoded by the coding sequence ATGACTACAACGTCACTGGCTAGAAACGCCGTTAGTCTGGAAACCATAAACGAATTGCTTCTGCTGGAAGAGCACGCATTGCTGGACAGAGCGGCCAGAGTGCTGCATTCGCATTTCAGCACGTTTTGTACCTGCATTGTCGAACTCGATAAATCTCATTACAAGGCCCATCCTCTCTCCTATGCGGCCGGCATGGAACTGAAAGTCAGCCCGTGCTACCAGTTGAAAGGCACCCCTTGTGAGCAGGTGGCAAAATCTAAACAGGAGTTTTGCCTGTTTCCCTCTCAGGTCAGTAAGATTTTTCCGTTTGATGATTTTCTGGCAGACAATCAGATTGAGTCGTATATCGGCGTACCTTTGCGCACCAACAATGGCGAAGTGCTGGGGATATTGATTTCAACCTTTACCGAAACCATGCACGATGAAGGGAGCATGGTGGAATACCATCGTATTATTGCGCGCATCATCGTCCATTCGCTGCGTAACAAATGGTTATCTGAGCGCTCTGACAGCCTGGTCAATCAGCTGAGTTATGAAGTGTCGCATGACAATCTGACCAACCTGATGAACCGCAATTATCTGTCAGATAAATTAGAGCGTCTGGTCGAGACCAGCAGTGAGCCGTTTACGCTCGCCTACCTTGATATTGACAATTTTAAGGCCATCAATGACCTGTATGGACACTATATTGGCGACCAGATCATTCGGTTTGTCGCTAATTCGATCTTGCAATGCGTGCGTGAGGAGAACCTGACATTTCGGATTGCCGGCGATGAGTTCGCATTTATCACCTACTCATCAGACCCACTCAAAATTTGCCGCTCCATTCTCGATAAACTCGAACAAGGCTACTTCGATCCGTCCCATCGCATCAAAGTCAGCCTCAGTATCGGTATTGCGAAAAAAGGACCGGAAGCGATTAGCGCTGACCAGCTGATACTCAATGCCAGCCTGGCGCTGAAAGATTGTAAACAGAGCCGCAGCAGCCAGATTCGCTGCTATGACACTCACCTGAGCAGTCAGTATCACCGCCGCACTCAAATCATTGACGCTCTGCGCAGTGAACTGGATAAAACCAGTGTCACCGAGGCGGAAATTTTTATAGTCGTACAGCCCATCGTGCAGCGTGGCCAGAGCGATTGGAACTATTATGAAGTCCTGGCGCGCTGGAATCATCACAGCATGGGCTTCATTTCTCCGGTTGAGTTTATCGAAGCGGCCGAGCAGTCCGGGCTGATCATTGAACTTGGGGAGCGTATTGTCGAACTGGCCTGTGAAGCCAAGGCCGCGTTAGAGGCGGAACTGGGTTACAAAGTTAAGTTAGGCCTCAACTGCTCTGCGTATGAATTAACCAATTCGACCCGTTATCTCAATCACTTAATGCACACACTCAACCGTTATCAGTTCGCTCCTCATGAGTTCACCATTGAGCTGACCGAGACGGTGCTGTTATCACAAACCAATGAGGTGAAGTATATTCTCGACCGACTAAGAGAACTCGGTTTTACCGTCGCACTGGATGATTTTGGCACCGGCTATTCCAGTCTCAATTACATCCATAGTTATCCGATCGACTGCATCAAGATAGACGCCAGCTTTATTCGCAACATGTTGTGCAATGAAAACTCGGAGCGGGTCGTCTGGCTGATTATCCAACTCGCCAAACAGTTACAGGTCGACTTGGTCGCCGAAGGCGTGGAAAGCCAGGATGAGTTAGACAAGCTCTATTCGATGGGCTGTGAGCAAATTCAGGGCTACTTTTTCTCAAAACCGGACAGGCCGGCCCACATTGCTCAGCTGTGGCGTGAAAACCGCGCTAAGCTGGCCGGTACCCGTTCAGAAAACGCCGAACAGACCAGTCGTCCCGATCAAAGTAATCATCCCGATCAAAACAATTATCGCGATTAA
- a CDS encoding peptidoglycan DD-metalloendopeptidase family protein, with the protein MLPKSLILRFSELSKRKKASVVGLPLLAVAAISSSLNSPSYPRTIELSIPESQIVESILSDSADSQRVYPDYEYEIQSGDNLSSIFTQLGFTYQEMMKVMETDLNYLALDTLKPGNILRFWKGQDGKSLAKMELEFSMVERAVYSRTPDGGYEFKDVKIPGKWKEFALIGEIQGSFSQSANQLGLGSSDIDQIVTLLKDKINFGRDLRAGDRFEVVLSRQYVGDKLTGNREIQAIKILGRSNEVTAYLYKDGQYYDKNGESLQRAFQRYPSAHKWRMSSPFDPQRRHPVTGRIAPHNGTDFAAPTGTPVLATGDGVVVMTRNHPYAGKYVVINHGSTYTTRYLHLSKILVHKGQKITRGQRIALSGATGRVTGPHIHYELIVRGHPVNPMTAKIPMANSVPKKDMANFIARRDQLDTMLEQQEGLLAANQAETSSANEVSASETTPESGS; encoded by the coding sequence GTGCTACCGAAGTCTTTAATATTACGATTTTCTGAGCTTTCTAAACGCAAGAAAGCATCAGTTGTAGGATTACCCCTACTGGCAGTGGCAGCCATCTCATCTTCGCTTAACAGTCCTTCGTATCCACGAACTATCGAATTGTCGATTCCAGAATCGCAAATCGTGGAGTCGATTCTGTCTGATTCGGCAGACTCACAGCGGGTCTATCCGGATTATGAATATGAGATTCAATCTGGTGATAATCTGAGCTCTATCTTCACGCAACTGGGATTTACCTACCAGGAAATGATGAAGGTAATGGAAACCGATTTAAACTACCTCGCACTGGATACGCTGAAACCGGGCAATATTTTGCGCTTCTGGAAAGGTCAGGATGGTAAGAGCCTGGCCAAAATGGAGCTGGAATTCAGCATGGTCGAGCGCGCGGTGTATTCTCGAACACCGGATGGTGGCTACGAGTTCAAGGACGTTAAAATTCCGGGCAAATGGAAAGAGTTTGCGTTGATTGGTGAAATTCAGGGCAGTTTCTCGCAGTCGGCAAATCAGTTGGGTCTGGGAAGCTCAGATATCGATCAGATAGTGACGTTGCTGAAAGATAAAATTAATTTTGGGCGTGATTTGCGTGCCGGTGACCGGTTCGAAGTTGTGCTATCACGTCAATACGTTGGCGATAAACTGACGGGCAACCGTGAGATTCAGGCGATTAAGATTTTGGGTCGCAGTAATGAAGTCACCGCGTATCTTTACAAAGATGGTCAGTATTACGATAAAAATGGTGAGAGCCTGCAACGCGCTTTCCAGCGCTATCCAAGTGCTCACAAGTGGCGTATGTCTTCACCGTTTGATCCGCAGCGTCGTCATCCGGTGACTGGTCGCATCGCGCCGCATAACGGCACTGACTTTGCTGCGCCGACCGGCACACCGGTCTTAGCAACCGGTGATGGTGTAGTCGTGATGACCCGCAACCATCCTTACGCCGGTAAGTACGTGGTGATTAACCATGGCAGTACCTATACCACGCGTTATCTGCACCTGAGTAAAATTCTGGTTCACAAAGGCCAGAAGATTACCCGTGGTCAACGTATTGCTTTGTCTGGTGCTACCGGTCGAGTTACCGGGCCGCATATCCATTATGAGTTGATTGTACGCGGACATCCGGTCAATCCGATGACGGCGAAAATTCCAATGGCAAATTCAGTGCCGAAAAAGGATATGGCGAATTTTATCGCGCGCCGTGATCAGCTCGACACCATGCTGGAACAGCAGGAAGGTTTACTGGCCGCAAACCAGGCCGAGACATCGTCCGCCAATGAAGTTTCAGCCAGTGAAACAACACCGGAATCAGGCTCTTAA
- a CDS encoding isoamylase early set domain-containing protein, translating to MINKRFFKTKDEVEVTFELDVPSQASTVEIVADFLGWQPEPMKKVAKTGTFKYKTRLPKDGEYQFRYLLDTEQWVNDAEADQYIPNGFGEDNCLVKTYQ from the coding sequence ATGATTAATAAGCGTTTCTTTAAAACCAAAGATGAAGTGGAAGTGACGTTTGAGCTGGACGTTCCGTCACAAGCCTCAACGGTCGAAATTGTGGCTGATTTTCTTGGTTGGCAGCCTGAACCCATGAAAAAAGTGGCCAAAACCGGCACCTTTAAATACAAAACGCGTTTACCTAAAGATGGTGAGTATCAGTTCCGCTATCTGCTCGATACTGAGCAGTGGGTCAATGATGCTGAGGCCGATCAATACATCCCTAACGGTTTTGGCGAAGATAACTGCCTGGTGAAAACGTATCAGTAG
- a CDS encoding SulP family inorganic anion transporter — MFAIYESYQAGLLKSGHWTRNLVAGLIVGVVALPLAMAFAIASGVKPEQGIYTAIFAGIIVSLCGGSRVQIAGPTGAFIVILAGIVSEHGIVGLQIATMMAGAILLLLGISKLGSIIRFIPDPVIVGFTSGIGVIIWVGQWREFFGLPAIHAEHFHQKLLALLQALPHLDLTTTLLALLSLALVLLTPKIPRLNRIPGPLVAVVVVTVLQYCLQFEGVRTIGSAFGGIPQGLPDLSVPDVSLAQVLSLIGPAFAIAMLGAIESLLSAVVADGMAGTKHNSNQELVGQGIANMITPLFGGIAATGAIARTATNIRNGGNSPIAGVVHALTLVVIILALAPLAVNIPLATLSAILFVVAWNMSEAGHFVKLVRRAPRADVVILLITFLLTVFADLVVAVNIGVILAILHFVKRMAASVEVTANTSQDLSQELREYNLTVLPRDIAVYALDGPFFFAAAESFERVMTSIAQPPRILIIRLKWVPFMDITGLQTLEEMVSRFQHQQVNVLLSGANPRVAHKLRRAGIVALLGEQNIQPDFHHALGAALAMKEAATDKNPSFN; from the coding sequence ATGTTTGCCATCTATGAGTCCTATCAGGCCGGCTTACTTAAATCCGGCCACTGGACACGTAATCTCGTTGCCGGTCTGATCGTCGGTGTCGTGGCGCTGCCACTGGCCATGGCATTTGCGATTGCGTCCGGAGTCAAACCCGAGCAAGGCATTTATACTGCCATTTTTGCCGGTATCATAGTGTCGTTATGCGGTGGATCCCGGGTTCAGATAGCAGGCCCCACCGGCGCATTTATTGTCATTCTGGCGGGAATAGTCTCTGAACACGGCATCGTGGGGCTACAAATCGCCACCATGATGGCCGGAGCCATTTTACTGCTGCTCGGCATCAGTAAGCTCGGCAGTATCATCCGTTTCATTCCCGATCCGGTTATCGTCGGATTTACCAGCGGGATCGGTGTCATCATCTGGGTTGGTCAGTGGCGCGAATTTTTTGGTCTGCCCGCAATTCACGCCGAACATTTTCATCAGAAACTGCTGGCTCTGCTGCAAGCGTTGCCGCATCTGGATCTCACCACTACGCTGCTGGCGCTGTTATCTCTGGCCTTGGTGCTGCTCACGCCTAAAATTCCGCGCTTGAATAGAATTCCCGGCCCTTTAGTCGCTGTGGTTGTGGTCACCGTGCTGCAATATTGCCTCCAGTTCGAGGGGGTTCGAACCATAGGTTCTGCATTTGGCGGTATTCCCCAGGGCCTGCCCGATTTGTCCGTCCCCGATGTCAGCCTGGCGCAAGTTCTCAGTCTGATTGGACCGGCCTTTGCCATCGCCATGTTGGGTGCGATTGAATCTTTGCTGTCTGCGGTCGTCGCTGATGGCATGGCGGGCACCAAACACAACTCCAATCAGGAACTGGTTGGCCAAGGCATCGCGAATATGATTACGCCCCTGTTTGGCGGCATCGCCGCGACCGGAGCAATCGCACGCACTGCAACCAATATCCGTAATGGGGGCAACAGCCCGATTGCCGGCGTGGTGCATGCCCTGACTCTGGTGGTGATTATTCTGGCCCTGGCACCGCTGGCCGTTAACATCCCGCTTGCTACACTGAGCGCGATATTGTTTGTGGTGGCGTGGAATATGAGTGAGGCAGGCCACTTCGTGAAACTTGTCCGCCGGGCGCCACGCGCCGATGTGGTGATCCTGCTGATAACTTTCTTGTTGACCGTGTTTGCCGATCTGGTCGTCGCCGTCAATATCGGGGTTATTCTTGCTATTCTGCATTTTGTCAAACGCATGGCAGCCAGTGTTGAGGTCACCGCCAATACCAGTCAGGATCTCAGCCAGGAACTTCGCGAGTACAACCTGACCGTATTACCTCGCGACATCGCGGTCTACGCTCTGGACGGCCCCTTCTTTTTTGCCGCCGCAGAGAGCTTTGAGCGAGTCATGACCAGTATCGCCCAGCCGCCCCGTATTTTGATCATTCGTCTGAAGTGGGTGCCTTTTATGGATATTACCGGCTTGCAGACACTGGAAGAGATGGTGAGCCGCTTCCAACACCAGCAGGTTAATGTCTTGCTCTCCGGTGCCAATCCCAGAGTGGCACACAAGCTGCGTCGGGCAGGAATTGTCGCCTTGCTGGGTGAGCAGAATATCCAGCCGGATTTTCATCATGCCCTGGGCGCTGCGCTGGCCATGAAAGAAGCGGCCACAGACAAGAATCCATCCTTCAACTGA